A window of the Terriglobia bacterium genome harbors these coding sequences:
- a CDS encoding VCBS repeat-containing protein, with amino-acid sequence MSRTRLIVSAIFIVILGLIAVPAVWAGGLTPSSASPLATSAKGSAVLLVDLDGDGKLDLVVAEGAPANQVDIYQGNGLGGFTLKQTIGVGANPIALAAGSLTGAANPDIVVANAGSGNITVLQNNGAFGSPFTTLGPYALPGGSPSPLAVAVADMNGDGFPDVIVADGANDQVDILLGNGIPALALTPTASTPYAVGSIPAALVVSDFNGDLEPDVAVANSGGGTVTILTNTTVFPDLLDVTFAAAATSTVGTGPIAIAAGFVGPSGSLDLVVANTLSSDVSVLLNNGAGVFPAAAANTAVSGAPTGIILGDFNSDGKNDIVVSASDGADILFNNGSGVFAPPSVNFPTGGGTNPVAIAVGDVGKPPNLALDGRADVVIADASAAQAFILLGTPFFKMTAVPVSAQEGVAFPPPPTSIFTFQYDNDANPAHFTATVTNWGDGAVSDAENVTCAAPPVCVVDASTTPHTYADPGAEGAKIINLTLTNTTDSQSINATSSATVADAPLSPAATPDLPNAASPHTYTGVTVANFTDANTTAFNTDFSTSIDWGDGSPVDNCAAPCATVTGPQGGPFVVAGTHTYNAVGNFAITTTITDSEATQSPSAPIQVTIHANITSITATPVTFAAIEGKPMANGVTLATFISGRAGAVQGDFSGVVQNWGDGASETETVTGVFPNFSVVTNASAHKYPDEGTFTPVVIGITDNVDSSVATVNSTANVADGLITVTVNGAVTATEGAASIGNIGSFTDENTLTTTAAYTVTIDWGDCGGPCAFVPATNVNGNTGAFTVDDTHTYVEEGSFTVRIKVVDIDSSQTVTGSGAITVNDAPLVVGSLAVLPVTGATCNPPGCATGPGNTLLANVDTWNGTLAAFQDSNTGAPTTDFTIDIAWGDTQTTNCPAPCALVQTNGPAGDFKVVANHMFIKAGTQLTPVTVTVIDKGGAAPLGPTPGTAAVVTSMSNPGPQAITPTEGVAFTNQVVATFTSNRAGAVAGDFNAAGTSVNWGDGNTDNAPSANLSIVSLGGGNFQVQGNHKYAEENPIACGAASCPLGVTVKDNVDGSLLNVNGGTATIADALLTPSAVAGLGPVNEGTALTNVTVLTFTDANTGSPACPGAGCDFTATIDWGDGTAPSVGTVTGNLGGPFTVTGTHTYAEGGLDAAGPFCVAGAPATCQIHVTVNDEGTPSAIPNFNSTSALVNDAPLSNPVGVILTPPGLTVTNVVLGTFHDGNPNATAADFNNAGSTINWGDGNTDTAPSANISFVPLGGGNFQVRGSHTYATLGQLFSVTITVADAGGAAAVVIHSSITTPTTAGAVFNGSASPPQSLIKAGQSVDILITVSPNPNAPPFPNAVQFTGCTILSGPAASGLTCTFNPTSVPDVLNIHQVHMIVQSFAHVAMQTAPPRPGRNGLMQLALLLPAFAGIFGMVLLGSRKSKRRTLLWWGAGFLLLAVLLAGCGGTGLTPPPQGGSGTQPGTYVLQVNTNFGAAVAPCNINGTGPCITATVTVTQ; translated from the coding sequence ATGAGCCGGACCCGCCTCATTGTTTCCGCGATTTTCATCGTCATCCTTGGATTGATCGCCGTTCCCGCCGTTTGGGCCGGCGGATTGACTCCGTCCTCGGCGTCGCCCCTCGCCACCAGCGCGAAGGGGAGCGCCGTGTTATTGGTCGACCTGGACGGCGACGGCAAGCTCGATCTCGTGGTGGCGGAAGGCGCGCCCGCCAATCAGGTCGACATCTATCAAGGCAATGGCTTGGGCGGCTTCACGCTGAAGCAGACCATAGGAGTGGGCGCAAACCCGATTGCGTTGGCGGCAGGTTCCCTGACCGGCGCCGCAAACCCCGACATCGTGGTGGCGAACGCCGGCAGCGGCAACATCACTGTCCTACAGAACAACGGTGCTTTCGGCTCCCCATTCACTACTCTTGGGCCCTATGCCCTTCCCGGTGGAAGTCCCAGTCCACTGGCGGTGGCCGTTGCGGACATGAACGGCGACGGATTCCCTGACGTGATCGTGGCCGATGGCGCCAACGATCAGGTCGACATCCTGCTCGGCAATGGCATCCCCGCTCTGGCGCTGACGCCTACCGCCAGCACTCCCTATGCCGTGGGCTCGATTCCCGCCGCTCTGGTCGTATCCGATTTCAATGGTGACCTCGAGCCCGACGTTGCCGTAGCCAACTCTGGCGGCGGCACGGTAACCATCCTCACCAACACCACGGTCTTCCCCGATCTTCTCGACGTGACCTTCGCGGCGGCGGCGACGTCGACCGTTGGGACTGGGCCGATCGCGATCGCAGCGGGCTTCGTGGGCCCGAGCGGCTCACTCGACCTGGTGGTCGCGAACACACTCAGTTCGGACGTCAGCGTGCTCCTGAACAACGGCGCGGGCGTCTTCCCCGCTGCCGCGGCCAACACCGCGGTTTCCGGAGCACCCACGGGCATCATCCTCGGTGACTTCAATTCGGACGGCAAGAACGACATCGTCGTCTCCGCCTCCGATGGCGCCGACATCCTCTTCAATAACGGCTCCGGGGTATTTGCCCCACCGTCCGTGAATTTCCCGACCGGCGGCGGAACCAACCCGGTCGCAATCGCCGTTGGCGACGTTGGCAAGCCTCCGAACCTTGCCCTGGACGGCCGCGCCGACGTGGTTATAGCCGATGCCAGCGCAGCCCAAGCGTTCATCCTGCTTGGCACCCCGTTCTTCAAAATGACTGCTGTACCCGTCAGCGCGCAGGAAGGCGTGGCCTTCCCGCCGCCGCCAACGTCCATCTTCACCTTCCAGTACGACAACGACGCCAACCCCGCACACTTCACGGCCACCGTCACCAACTGGGGCGATGGGGCCGTTTCCGATGCGGAGAATGTCACCTGTGCCGCTCCTCCGGTCTGCGTCGTCGATGCTTCGACCACGCCTCACACCTACGCAGATCCGGGTGCGGAAGGCGCGAAGATTATCAATCTCACGCTCACCAACACGACGGACAGCCAGTCCATCAATGCGACCAGTTCGGCGACTGTAGCGGATGCCCCGCTCAGCCCGGCCGCGACCCCGGATCTCCCGAACGCCGCTTCGCCGCACACCTATACCGGCGTGACCGTCGCGAACTTCACGGACGCCAACACCACGGCATTCAACACCGACTTCAGCACCAGCATCGACTGGGGCGACGGTAGCCCGGTGGACAACTGCGCTGCCCCGTGCGCTACTGTGACCGGGCCGCAGGGTGGCCCCTTCGTCGTCGCGGGCACGCACACCTATAACGCTGTCGGCAATTTCGCGATCACGACCACCATCACCGACAGCGAGGCGACCCAGTCGCCGTCGGCGCCGATCCAGGTCACGATCCACGCCAACATCACCTCCATCACGGCGACGCCGGTGACCTTCGCCGCGATCGAAGGCAAGCCGATGGCCAACGGAGTCACACTGGCCACATTCATTTCCGGCCGTGCCGGCGCGGTCCAAGGGGATTTCTCCGGTGTCGTCCAGAACTGGGGCGACGGTGCATCGGAGACCGAAACGGTCACGGGCGTCTTCCCCAATTTCTCCGTCGTCACAAATGCCTCGGCCCACAAGTATCCGGACGAGGGCACCTTCACGCCGGTCGTCATCGGGATCACGGACAACGTCGACTCGAGCGTTGCGACTGTGAACAGCACCGCCAATGTGGCCGATGGCCTGATAACCGTGACTGTGAACGGCGCCGTGACAGCTACCGAAGGAGCGGCCTCGATCGGCAACATCGGCAGCTTCACCGACGAGAACACGCTGACCACGACGGCCGCCTACACGGTCACCATCGATTGGGGTGATTGCGGCGGCCCCTGCGCCTTTGTCCCTGCCACCAACGTGAACGGCAACACCGGCGCCTTCACTGTGGACGACACTCACACCTATGTGGAAGAGGGTTCCTTCACCGTGCGTATCAAGGTGGTGGACATCGACTCCTCCCAGACGGTGACCGGCTCCGGCGCGATCACCGTGAACGACGCGCCATTGGTCGTGGGCAGCCTGGCGGTTCTCCCGGTCACCGGCGCGACGTGTAATCCTCCAGGCTGCGCAACGGGTCCCGGCAACACCCTGCTGGCCAACGTGGATACGTGGAATGGCACTCTGGCCGCGTTCCAGGACAGCAATACCGGTGCTCCGACTACGGACTTCACCATCGACATCGCCTGGGGTGACACCCAGACGACCAACTGCCCGGCACCTTGCGCGCTGGTGCAGACTAACGGGCCGGCCGGCGACTTCAAGGTCGTGGCCAACCACATGTTCATCAAGGCGGGGACGCAGTTGACCCCCGTCACGGTGACGGTCATAGATAAGGGCGGCGCTGCGCCGCTAGGCCCGACTCCGGGCACTGCGGCCGTGGTCACAAGCATGAGCAATCCCGGTCCGCAGGCCATCACCCCGACCGAAGGTGTCGCGTTCACCAACCAGGTGGTCGCGACCTTCACCTCGAATCGCGCGGGCGCTGTGGCCGGCGACTTCAACGCAGCCGGCACCAGTGTCAACTGGGGTGACGGGAACACGGACAACGCCCCCAGTGCCAATCTCTCCATCGTGTCGCTCGGCGGCGGAAACTTCCAGGTGCAGGGCAACCACAAGTACGCCGAAGAGAACCCGATCGCCTGCGGGGCGGCAAGCTGCCCGCTCGGCGTCACCGTCAAGGACAACGTCGACGGAAGCTTACTGAACGTCAACGGCGGCACCGCGACCATCGCGGATGCTCTACTGACGCCGTCGGCGGTGGCGGGGCTGGGCCCGGTCAATGAGGGCACCGCTCTCACCAACGTGACCGTGCTCACCTTCACCGACGCCAACACCGGCTCACCGGCTTGTCCGGGCGCAGGCTGCGACTTCACCGCCACCATCGACTGGGGTGACGGCACCGCACCCAGCGTTGGCACCGTCACCGGAAACCTGGGTGGACCCTTCACCGTCACTGGCACGCACACCTACGCCGAAGGCGGCCTGGACGCTGCAGGGCCGTTCTGCGTGGCTGGGGCGCCGGCGACCTGCCAGATCCATGTGACCGTCAATGACGAGGGCACCCCCAGCGCCATCCCCAACTTCAACAGCACGTCCGCGCTAGTGAACGACGCGCCGTTGTCGAATCCGGTCGGTGTGATCCTCACGCCTCCGGGCCTGACCGTGACCAACGTGGTGCTTGGCACCTTCCACGATGGCAACCCGAACGCGACTGCGGCCGACTTCAATAACGCCGGCAGCACCATCAACTGGGGTGACGGCAACACCGATACTGCTCCCAGCGCGAACATCTCATTCGTTCCTTTGGGCGGCGGCAACTTCCAGGTGAGGGGCAGCCATACCTACGCGACTCTCGGCCAGTTGTTCTCCGTTACCATCACGGTCGCTGATGCAGGCGGAGCGGCGGCGGTCGTAATCCACAGCAGTATCACCACGCCGACCACCGCGGGGGCCGTCTTTAACGGCTCGGCGTCGCCCCCGCAGTCGCTGATCAAAGCAGGTCAGTCCGTGGACATTCTCATCACGGTGTCACCCAACCCGAACGCCCCACCCTTCCCCAACGCGGTGCAGTTCACGGGATGCACCATCCTGTCGGGTCCGGCGGCGTCTGGCCTGACCTGCACCTTCAACCCCACCTCAGTACCTGACGTGCTGAACATCCACCAGGTCCACATGATCGTCCAGTCCTTCGCCCACGTCGCCATGCAGACGGCGCCGCCGCGGCCGGGACGCAATGGTCTGATGCAACTGGCGCTCCTGCTACCGGCGTTCGCGGGAATCTTCGGCATGGTGCTGCTTGGTTCGCGGAAGAGCAAGCGCCGCACCCTCCTGTGGTGGGGCGCCGGCTTCCTGCTGCTCGCCGTCCTGTTGGCGGGTTGCGGCGGCACTGGTCTCACGCCTCCCCCGCAGGGTGGCAGCGGGACTCAGCCCGGGACGTATGTGCTGCAGGTCAACACCAACTTCGGCGCGGCGGTGGCGCCCTGCAACATCAACGGCACGGGGCCCTGCATCACCGCGACGGTGACGGTTACCCAGTAA
- a CDS encoding DEAD/DEAH box helicase, whose product MQKRLADANFCIPTPIQTAAIPHALAGTDLMATAPTGTGKTLAFVVPIIEGLMKRKPCGVEVLVLVPTRELAMQVHSQFELFRGGSMPPAALAIGGLPEHRQLQELRSGARVLVATPGRLEDFLGRKLATLRHVNVLVLDEADRMLDMGFLPSIRRIVAAVPTARQTMCFSATLEASVAGLVNDYLRDPVRIALGSTLKPAESVELHAFEVNTADKFDTLSHLLRAEEGRTLVFARTKRGTERLTKHLIRDGFLAAMIHGDRSQSQRTGALNGFEQGRFKVLVATDVASRGLDIEDVAHVINYDLPTLPEDFIHRVGRCGRAGARGRASTLVSAAEVIELRTIERVLKLRLERKEISGDISAQRSSRPRNTLLGRTLQPMPGEVFA is encoded by the coding sequence ATGCAGAAGAGACTGGCCGATGCCAATTTCTGCATTCCCACACCCATTCAGACAGCGGCGATCCCGCATGCACTGGCTGGGACTGACCTGATGGCCACGGCGCCTACGGGCACCGGTAAGACTCTCGCCTTCGTCGTCCCCATCATCGAGGGCCTGATGAAGCGCAAGCCCTGCGGTGTTGAAGTGCTGGTGCTCGTGCCTACGCGCGAGCTTGCCATGCAAGTGCACTCACAATTTGAGCTCTTCCGAGGTGGATCCATGCCCCCGGCCGCACTGGCGATCGGCGGACTGCCGGAGCACCGCCAGTTACAGGAGCTGCGTTCAGGCGCGCGCGTGCTGGTGGCAACTCCCGGCCGACTGGAAGATTTCCTCGGGCGCAAGCTCGCGACCCTGCGCCACGTCAACGTGCTGGTTCTGGATGAAGCCGACCGCATGCTGGACATGGGATTTCTGCCTTCGATCCGCCGTATTGTGGCGGCTGTGCCGACGGCGCGGCAGACGATGTGCTTCTCCGCGACCCTGGAGGCCTCAGTTGCCGGTCTGGTGAACGATTACCTTCGCGACCCGGTCCGGATCGCCCTGGGATCGACACTCAAGCCCGCTGAAAGCGTTGAACTGCACGCGTTCGAGGTGAACACTGCCGATAAATTTGACACCCTCAGTCACCTACTCCGTGCCGAAGAGGGCCGCACGCTGGTGTTCGCCCGCACCAAGCGCGGTACGGAACGCTTGACCAAGCATTTGATTCGCGATGGGTTCCTCGCTGCCATGATCCACGGCGATCGCTCCCAGTCACAACGCACGGGAGCGCTGAATGGCTTCGAGCAGGGACGATTCAAGGTGCTGGTCGCCACCGACGTGGCTTCGCGCGGACTGGATATCGAGGACGTCGCCCACGTCATCAACTACGACCTGCCGACATTGCCGGAAGATTTCATTCACCGCGTCGGTCGTTGCGGCCGTGCTGGCGCGCGTGGCCGCGCTTCGACGCTGGTATCTGCTGCGGAGGTGATCGAGCTGCGCACCATCGAGCGGGTTCTGAAGCTCCGGCTGGAGCGCAAGGAGATCAGCGGCGACATCTCGGCCCAGAGGTCTTCCAGGCCCCGGAACACGCTGCTGGGCCGGACCTTGCAGCCCATGCCCGGCGAGGTTTTCGCCTGA
- a CDS encoding RNA-binding protein — translation MKKLYVGNLAFSATEAEIREMFTAYGAVESVSLVTDRDTGRSRGFGFVEMTNDAEAAAAITGLNGKDSGGRPLTVNEARPKTERSGGGGSRSGSRSGGRDDYRGHARQPREPRW, via the coding sequence GTGAAGAAACTTTACGTTGGCAATCTGGCGTTTTCCGCTACTGAAGCCGAGATTCGTGAGATGTTCACGGCTTACGGCGCGGTGGAAAGCGTTTCGCTCGTCACCGATCGTGATACCGGCCGGTCGCGCGGCTTCGGCTTCGTCGAAATGACGAACGATGCTGAGGCAGCAGCCGCTATTACCGGGCTGAACGGCAAGGACTCGGGCGGGCGCCCGCTCACCGTGAACGAGGCGCGACCCAAGACAGAGCGCAGCGGCGGCGGCGGTTCGCGCAGCGGCTCCCGGAGCGGCGGTCGGGACGACTATCGCGGACATGCGCGCCAGCCGCGCGAGCCTCGCTGGTAA
- a CDS encoding trimethylamine methyltransferase family protein, with protein sequence MRPRLELLEPAMVERMLAEAFQLLMEPGVRVAPSAVELLGSADARVEDGVAHIPEGLARNALAHAPREFWLYSRDGKPVVHYGGDDVHFDPGSSCLNILDAETLRPRPALAADLVRLVQVTEMLPQFAAQATAMVCNDIPQQAGDFYRLFLVLWYSSKPVVTGAFTAAGLKPMLELLAVDAGGAEALRSAPRAVFDVCPSPPLNWSEFAADNLVELARAGVPVEIVSMPLAGATAPVTLAGSVVQHAAECISGITLHQLASPGAPIVWGGAPAIFDMRTGTTPMGAIETAMLDMACAQVGKHLGLPTHAYLVAGDGKLVDAQAGMESGISCVLGALAGINMISGAGMLDFLACHSIEKLVIDAEAIASAQRLLCGIEARGETLATAMFAQAGLSGDFLKLKETRALFRAEQHFPSAVIERGGPQSSGMTDTFERARRRVTELLSRYHRPNIRPEVECEMRQLAEKELWRCGRDSLIGV encoded by the coding sequence ATGAGGCCAAGACTCGAGTTGCTGGAGCCGGCGATGGTGGAACGCATGCTCGCGGAAGCGTTCCAGCTGCTGATGGAGCCGGGCGTGCGCGTGGCGCCGTCGGCGGTGGAACTGCTGGGGTCGGCGGACGCGCGGGTCGAGGACGGCGTGGCGCACATCCCGGAAGGGCTCGCGCGTAACGCATTGGCGCACGCACCGCGGGAGTTCTGGCTGTATTCGCGTGACGGCAAGCCAGTGGTTCACTACGGCGGCGACGACGTCCATTTCGATCCCGGGTCGTCATGCCTGAACATCCTGGATGCGGAGACGTTACGGCCGCGGCCGGCGCTGGCCGCCGACCTGGTGCGCCTGGTGCAGGTCACCGAGATGCTGCCGCAGTTCGCCGCGCAGGCCACGGCGATGGTCTGCAACGATATACCCCAACAAGCCGGCGACTTTTACCGGCTCTTCCTGGTCCTGTGGTACTCGAGCAAGCCGGTGGTCACGGGTGCGTTCACGGCGGCTGGGCTGAAACCGATGCTGGAGCTGCTGGCCGTGGACGCTGGAGGCGCGGAGGCGCTAAGATCCGCGCCCCGCGCCGTTTTTGACGTGTGCCCATCGCCGCCGCTGAACTGGTCGGAATTCGCCGCGGACAACCTGGTGGAGCTGGCGCGGGCGGGCGTGCCGGTGGAGATCGTCTCCATGCCGCTGGCGGGCGCCACCGCACCGGTGACGCTGGCGGGGTCGGTGGTGCAGCACGCGGCGGAATGCATCAGCGGCATCACTCTCCACCAGCTCGCCAGCCCGGGCGCTCCGATCGTATGGGGCGGCGCGCCGGCGATCTTCGACATGCGCACGGGCACGACCCCGATGGGCGCGATCGAGACCGCCATGCTGGATATGGCGTGCGCGCAGGTGGGCAAGCATCTCGGCCTGCCCACCCACGCCTACCTGGTCGCCGGGGACGGGAAGCTGGTGGACGCGCAGGCGGGTATGGAAAGCGGAATCTCCTGCGTGCTGGGCGCGCTGGCCGGCATCAACATGATCTCCGGCGCGGGCATGCTCGACTTCCTCGCCTGCCACAGTATCGAGAAGCTGGTGATCGACGCCGAGGCCATCGCCTCCGCACAGAGGCTGTTGTGCGGGATCGAGGCGCGGGGCGAGACCCTGGCGACCGCCATGTTCGCCCAGGCAGGCCTGAGCGGCGACTTCCTGAAACTCAAGGAGACACGCGCGCTGTTCCGGGCCGAGCAGCACTTTCCTTCGGCGGTGATCGAGCGCGGAGGCCCGCAGAGCTCAGGGATGACAGACACGTTCGAGCGGGCCCGCCGACGCGTCACGGAGCTCCTCTCGAGATATCATCGGCCGAATATCCGACCGGAAGTGGAGTGCGAAATGCGGCAGCTAGCGGAGAAGGAATTATGGCGCTGCGGACGCGATTCGCTGATCGGAGTTTAG